A window of the Sabethes cyaneus chromosome 1, idSabCyanKW18_F2, whole genome shotgun sequence genome harbors these coding sequences:
- the LOC128745184 gene encoding uncharacterized protein LOC128745184 isoform X1 codes for MFKPHLEMIGSYEPISKKARFFNTYLKSLKGSQDIVAKEKRNYSSTIETSSIYSDSKYAVERIRAPGYHYNPVSKDTYGVTPRKINARDFAVSR; via the exons ATGTTCAAGCCACACCTAGAAATGATCGGTAGCTACGAGCCAATCAGCAAGAAGGCTCGTTTCTTCAACACCTACCTAAAATCCCTGAAGG GATCCCAGGATATCGTCGCCAAGGAGAAGCGCAACTACAGCTCCACGATCGAGACCTCCAGCATCTACTCCGATTCGAAGTACGCTGTCGAACGCATCCGCGCCCCCGGCTACCACTACAACCCGGTCAGCAAGGATACCTACGGTGTCACCCCGAGGAAGATCAACGCACGCGACTTTGCCGTAAGT CGCTAA
- the LOC128745184 gene encoding uncharacterized protein LOC128745184 isoform X2, producing the protein MFKPHLEMIGSYEPISKKARFFNTYLKSLKGSQDIVAKEKRNYSSTIETSSIYSDSKYAVERIRAPGYHYNPVSKDTYGVTPRKINARDFAR; encoded by the exons ATGTTCAAGCCACACCTAGAAATGATCGGTAGCTACGAGCCAATCAGCAAGAAGGCTCGTTTCTTCAACACCTACCTAAAATCCCTGAAGG GATCCCAGGATATCGTCGCCAAGGAGAAGCGCAACTACAGCTCCACGATCGAGACCTCCAGCATCTACTCCGATTCGAAGTACGCTGTCGAACGCATCCGCGCCCCCGGCTACCACTACAACCCGGTCAGCAAGGATACCTACGGTGTCACCCCGAGGAAGATCAACGCACGCGACTTTGCC CGCTAA